Proteins encoded by one window of Salmonirosea aquatica:
- a CDS encoding LytR/AlgR family response regulator transcription factor codes for MTNLVIIEDEEPAGHYLRDLVQQIIPQAKVLAILESVEQSVAWLTSHPAPDLIFLDVQLGDGTCFDIFEHTSVQSPVIFTTAHDEYAINAFRLNSVDYLLKPIKPTALHRSLDKFLHTKGENLKEKVKSLEDIIHGQLLHKKPVRRNFLVPYRDKLIPIRDDEFAWFTIRNGVVEGTLSDARNYALDKPLEELDNMLDPNRFFRANRQFIVARDSIREIEFYFNGRLLIRVSPASPQPILISKERVPTFKSWFEEN; via the coding sequence ATGACCAACCTAGTAATCATAGAAGACGAAGAACCAGCCGGACATTACCTGCGGGATCTGGTGCAGCAAATAATTCCCCAGGCCAAGGTACTGGCAATTCTGGAAAGTGTGGAACAGTCGGTAGCCTGGCTCACGAGCCATCCGGCCCCTGACCTCATTTTTCTGGATGTGCAGTTGGGTGATGGTACCTGCTTCGACATTTTCGAACATACGTCTGTGCAGAGCCCGGTAATTTTCACGACGGCCCACGATGAATACGCGATCAATGCTTTCAGACTGAATAGCGTAGATTACCTATTAAAACCCATAAAGCCCACTGCCCTGCATCGCAGTCTGGATAAATTTCTCCATACCAAGGGGGAAAATCTGAAAGAAAAAGTGAAATCGCTGGAAGATATCATCCATGGCCAGCTGCTGCATAAGAAACCTGTCCGCCGGAACTTCCTGGTACCTTACCGCGATAAGCTGATCCCGATCCGGGACGATGAGTTCGCCTGGTTCACGATTCGGAACGGCGTAGTGGAGGGTACCCTGAGCGATGCCCGCAATTATGCCCTCGACAAACCGCTGGAAGAACTGGATAATATGCTCGATCCGAATCGTTTTTTTCGGGCCAACCGACAGTTTATCGTGGCCCGGGACAGCATCCGGGAAATCGAGTTTTATTTCAATGGCCGTCTGCTGATCAGAGTGTCCCCCGCTTCGCCCCAACCAATCCTGATCAGC